From Salmo trutta unplaced genomic scaffold, fSalTru1.1, whole genome shotgun sequence, one genomic window encodes:
- the atp5mf gene encoding ATP synthase subunit f, mitochondrial, with protein sequence MADRIVPVGEKRLMEVKLGELGSWMGKRDFTPNGLLASIRNGHDRYYNKYINVKKGGIGGVAMLLVGYVALSYLWEYDHLKHDRWRKYH encoded by the exons TTCCGGTGGGTGAGAAGCGGCTGATGGAGGTGAAGCTGGGAGAACTGGGCTCCTGGATGGGCAAGAGGGACTTTACTCCTAATGGACTCCTCGCCAGCATCCGCAATG gccATGACAGATATTACAACAAGTACATCAACGTGAAGAAGGGAGGTATTGGAGGCGTGGCCATGCTGCTGGTTGGATATGTGGCCCTCAGTTACCTGTGGGAGTACGACCATCTCA agCACGACCGCTGGAGGAAGTACCACTAA